One window from the genome of Spiractinospora alimapuensis encodes:
- a CDS encoding response regulator transcription factor, giving the protein MRILVVEDDDRVARGLVTALTAASFDVQRAATAERALNAPPADVVLLDLGLPDADGIDLLRRLRERPQTAIIAVTARGEERERVRGLRAGADDYVVKPFGVAELLARIDAVLRRTRAARAETPDAEPSVRLGALTLDPTTREARVNGLPTQLTRKEFDLLALLVQRAPAVVGRDHILDQVWGAAWEASSRTLDTHVASLRAKLGDAVRFRTVRGVGYVLDRG; this is encoded by the coding sequence ATGCGCATTCTCGTGGTGGAGGACGACGACCGGGTGGCGCGGGGCCTGGTCACCGCTCTGACGGCGGCGTCGTTCGACGTGCAGCGGGCCGCAACGGCCGAGCGTGCCCTGAACGCCCCTCCGGCCGACGTGGTGCTGCTCGACCTCGGGTTGCCGGACGCCGACGGGATCGACCTGCTGCGCAGACTCCGGGAGCGACCACAGACCGCGATCATCGCGGTGACCGCGCGCGGGGAGGAACGCGAGCGGGTCCGGGGGTTGCGCGCCGGCGCCGACGACTACGTGGTGAAACCGTTCGGGGTGGCGGAGCTGCTGGCCCGGATCGACGCGGTGTTGCGTCGGACGCGAGCGGCCCGGGCGGAGACGCCGGACGCGGAACCCTCGGTACGGCTCGGCGCGCTGACCTTGGACCCGACGACGCGCGAGGCGCGGGTCAACGGCCTGCCCACCCAACTCACCCGCAAGGAGTTCGACCTGCTCGCACTTCTCGTGCAGCGCGCCCCGGCCGTGGTCGGCCGCGACCACATCCTGGACCAGGTGTGGGGCGCGGCCTGGGAGGCGTCCTCACGCACCCTGGACACACACGTGGCCTCGCTGCGGGCCAAACTCGGCGACGCGGTGCGCTTTCGAACGGTCCGCGGTGTCGGCTACGTCCTCGACCGGGGGTAG
- a CDS encoding HIT family protein, translated as MDLPAYEARARHGPCFVCSFVAGDPEYRHETVHEDESHVAFLDRWPTVPGKVLVAPKAHVEHVVRDLEESAYLELMSFVRTVALAVERVMGPERTYLLSLGSQQGNAHLHWHVAGLPPGVPYAEQQFHALMSENGVLSVPADHATALAARLRAEAGAG; from the coding sequence ATGGATCTTCCGGCGTACGAGGCACGTGCTCGCCACGGGCCGTGCTTCGTCTGCTCCTTCGTGGCCGGTGACCCGGAGTACCGGCATGAGACCGTCCACGAGGACGAGTCGCACGTCGCCTTCCTCGATCGCTGGCCGACGGTTCCGGGGAAAGTCCTGGTCGCCCCCAAGGCACACGTCGAGCACGTCGTCCGCGACCTCGAGGAGTCGGCGTACCTGGAGTTGATGTCGTTCGTCCGGACGGTGGCTCTGGCCGTCGAACGGGTGATGGGCCCCGAACGCACCTACCTGCTCTCCCTCGGGAGTCAACAGGGCAACGCGCACCTGCATTGGCACGTCGCCGGTCTTCCGCCCGGTGTGCCCTACGCGGAGCAACAGTTCCACGCGCTCATGAGCGAGAACGGTGTGCTGTCCGTCCCTGCCGACCACGCCACCGCTCTGGCGGCGCGGCTGCGCGCCGAGGCCGGGGCGGGGTGA
- a CDS encoding sensor histidine kinase — translation MLRRLLGILIPVAFVLVAAVFVPMGAMVAQQRTQEMYVDRLGDAGRFASLARTALETDRQDALDQEMGRYEDLYDIPAVVVAPDGDVVAGSGRGDVDGALLATDVTTALAGERPAPPSTVWPWSDAPLVIADPIGRDSEVVGAVVLIAPTQDLGRDVLRAWGWLALASLIPLALLVFAGLPLSRWVLHPIRGLDAATEAVASGDLDVRVDAERGPPELRRLTNSFNTMVDVVRTALERQRAFVSEASHQLRNPLASLRLAVENLAPYLSTRESRDAHAVAVEEATAMHRMLNSLLAATRLESLTGTETVEVAEVVATRADRWRALGEARGVDVSTTVPTGVSVVAPAGGLGSILDELVSNALRLSGGDRVEVRVEVGDPVHIRVLDNGTGLAPEHRQAALERFWRSAHHQNTEGSGMGLAIAADLVRGANGQITLGEGLADDGRPGFGVSIELPLAT, via the coding sequence ATGCTGCGTCGGCTCCTCGGCATCCTCATCCCGGTCGCGTTCGTACTGGTCGCAGCGGTCTTCGTCCCGATGGGAGCGATGGTGGCCCAGCAACGGACCCAGGAGATGTACGTCGACCGGCTCGGCGACGCCGGCCGGTTCGCCTCACTGGCCCGAACGGCGCTGGAGACCGACCGCCAGGACGCGCTCGACCAGGAGATGGGCCGCTACGAGGACTTGTACGACATCCCCGCGGTCGTGGTCGCGCCGGACGGTGACGTCGTCGCCGGCTCCGGTCGGGGCGACGTCGACGGCGCCCTGCTCGCGACCGACGTGACCACGGCCCTGGCGGGGGAGCGACCCGCCCCGCCGTCCACGGTCTGGCCGTGGTCGGACGCTCCCCTGGTCATCGCCGACCCCATCGGGCGCGACAGTGAGGTCGTCGGTGCGGTCGTCCTCATCGCACCGACACAGGACCTGGGCCGCGACGTGCTCAGGGCCTGGGGGTGGCTGGCGCTGGCCAGCCTCATCCCGCTGGCGCTCCTGGTCTTCGCCGGACTCCCTCTGTCGCGTTGGGTGCTCCACCCCATCCGCGGCCTGGACGCCGCCACGGAGGCGGTCGCCTCGGGGGACCTGGACGTCCGGGTGGACGCGGAGCGGGGACCGCCGGAACTGCGGCGCCTCACCAACTCCTTCAACACGATGGTGGACGTGGTGCGCACCGCCCTGGAACGGCAACGAGCGTTCGTCTCCGAGGCGTCCCACCAGCTACGCAACCCACTGGCCAGCCTGCGCCTCGCGGTGGAGAACCTCGCCCCCTACCTGTCGACACGGGAGTCGCGCGACGCCCACGCCGTGGCGGTCGAGGAGGCGACGGCGATGCACCGCATGCTGAACTCGTTGCTCGCCGCCACGCGGCTGGAGAGCCTCACCGGGACCGAGACGGTCGAGGTCGCCGAAGTGGTGGCGACCAGGGCCGACCGGTGGCGCGCCCTGGGCGAGGCCCGCGGCGTCGACGTGTCCACGACCGTTCCCACCGGGGTCTCCGTCGTCGCCCCCGCCGGAGGACTGGGCAGCATCCTCGACGAGCTGGTCAGCAACGCCCTCCGACTGTCCGGAGGCGACCGGGTGGAGGTCCGGGTCGAGGTCGGCGACCCCGTCCACATTCGGGTGCTGGACAACGGCACCGGACTGGCGCCGGAACACCGGCAGGCCGCACTGGAGCGCTTCTGGCGTTCCGCCCACCACCAAAACACGGAGGGGAGCGGAATGGGCCTCGCGATCGCCGCGGACCTGGTTCGCGGAGCCAACGGCCAGATCACCCTGGGGGAGGGTTTGGCGGACGACGGGCGGCCGGGGTTCGGGGTCTCCATCGAACTCCCCCTCGCCACGTAG
- a CDS encoding TAXI family TRAP transporter solute-binding subunit: MQWTPGRRTALLTLAGAATAAITGCARAPEGAVDRLVVATGPPGAVYREIGSELAALLDEHLDEIEVVTMETRASHDNLFLLADGEAHLGLANLDSILSAGVADGDDVFAVGRLYDSFVHLVVPGDSPVRSLTDLDGRRVSVGAVNSGTEFTAAQLIGEIGLDVEERRLDQAASAAALTSGDIDAMFSLTGLPTPAVATAAEEGRIRLIDLSAAADALADVSPEAYFPASIPATTYDGVPACPTVSVPNLLLCGAALPDSLVRVVTGTLYAGVDRLSAQRPEAAQINVRTGISTGIVPLHPGASQWYRDQKPA, from the coding sequence ATGCAGTGGACACCGGGGCGGAGGACCGCCCTGCTCACCCTGGCGGGGGCGGCGACCGCCGCGATCACGGGCTGCGCGCGGGCCCCGGAGGGAGCGGTCGATCGGCTCGTCGTGGCGACGGGACCCCCCGGCGCGGTCTACCGGGAGATCGGTAGCGAACTCGCGGCGCTACTCGACGAGCACCTCGACGAGATCGAGGTGGTCACCATGGAGACCCGTGCCTCACACGACAACCTCTTCCTCCTCGCGGACGGTGAGGCTCACCTCGGACTGGCCAACCTCGACTCCATCCTGTCGGCGGGAGTCGCCGACGGCGACGACGTGTTCGCCGTCGGACGCCTCTACGACAGCTTCGTCCACCTCGTCGTGCCCGGGGACTCCCCCGTCCGGTCGCTGACGGACCTCGACGGCCGACGGGTTTCGGTGGGGGCGGTGAACTCGGGGACCGAGTTCACCGCCGCGCAGCTCATCGGGGAGATCGGTTTGGACGTCGAGGAGCGTCGGTTGGACCAGGCGGCCTCGGCCGCGGCCCTCACCTCAGGGGACATCGACGCGATGTTCTCCCTCACGGGTCTGCCGACGCCCGCCGTGGCCACCGCGGCGGAGGAAGGGCGGATCCGGCTGATCGACCTCTCCGCGGCGGCCGACGCCTTGGCCGACGTCTCCCCGGAGGCCTACTTTCCGGCGAGCATCCCCGCGACCACCTACGACGGTGTGCCCGCCTGTCCCACCGTGTCGGTACCCAATCTGCTGCTGTGCGGCGCCGCCCTGCCCGACTCGCTCGTGCGAGTCGTGACCGGCACCCTGTACGCGGGTGTGGACCGCCTGTCCGCCCAGCGGCCCGAGGCGGCGCAGATCAACGTCCGAACCGGGATCTCCACCGGGATCGTGCCGCTGCACCCGGGGGCGTCGCAGTGGTACCGGGACCAGAAGCCCGCGTGA
- a CDS encoding aldehyde dehydrogenase family protein — protein MGTQDPTSTRPGHTPIHGNYLDGRWVRPESGQTRTNTNPADPTDVIGAFAESGGADAELAVTAAARAQEEWRALGAIERARYLRRVENALRERREDFAQTITREQGKRRDEARGEVDRALAILDFTAGEARRLNGVTTPAEDPRTLAFTFRRALGVTALITPWNFPLAIPVWKVAPALLAGCTAVLKPSPFTPLTAARLVDLFHEATLPPGVLNLVQGDRAAGEALVEHPTVAGVSFTGSLAVGTAIQRAGAGRLLRTQLELGGKNAAIVLADADLDLAVDAIVRGAFGQAGQRCSATSRAIVDTTVREEFLDRLRDRVTRLRVGPGSDDATDVGPLITAQRREECVTAIDTARAAGARVLCGGVAAEIDPPGNYVEPTVLFDVPEESAIAQEEVFGPVLSVVDCDGFDDALRVANGVRYGMSGALFTSDIGRAFEALEWFEAGMLHVNRPGVGSYAHLPHGGTKMSQHGAPECSPQVWDFYTEWRSVCVTY, from the coding sequence CCTCGACGGCCGATGGGTACGGCCCGAGAGCGGACAGACCCGCACCAACACCAACCCCGCCGACCCGACCGACGTCATCGGCGCGTTCGCCGAGTCCGGTGGCGCGGACGCCGAACTCGCGGTGACGGCGGCGGCACGGGCGCAGGAGGAGTGGCGCGCTCTTGGCGCCATCGAGCGAGCCCGATACCTGCGCCGAGTCGAGAACGCCCTACGGGAACGACGCGAGGACTTCGCCCAGACGATCACGCGAGAGCAGGGGAAACGACGAGACGAGGCGCGGGGCGAGGTGGATCGGGCGCTGGCCATCCTGGACTTCACCGCCGGTGAGGCGCGCCGGCTGAACGGGGTGACCACCCCCGCCGAGGACCCACGCACCCTGGCGTTCACGTTCCGGCGCGCGCTCGGGGTGACGGCCCTCATCACCCCATGGAACTTCCCTCTCGCGATACCCGTGTGGAAGGTCGCCCCGGCACTGCTCGCCGGCTGCACGGCCGTCCTCAAACCGTCTCCGTTCACCCCACTCACCGCCGCGCGACTCGTCGACCTCTTCCACGAGGCCACCCTGCCCCCCGGCGTGCTCAACCTGGTGCAGGGAGACCGGGCCGCGGGCGAGGCCCTGGTGGAACACCCCACCGTCGCCGGGGTGTCCTTCACCGGGTCCCTCGCCGTCGGAACCGCGATCCAGCGTGCCGGTGCCGGACGCCTTCTGCGGACACAACTCGAGCTTGGCGGTAAGAACGCGGCGATCGTCCTCGCCGACGCCGACCTCGATCTGGCGGTGGACGCGATCGTGCGCGGGGCGTTCGGGCAGGCCGGACAACGATGCAGTGCCACCAGCCGCGCGATCGTCGACACCACGGTGCGTGAGGAGTTCCTCGACAGACTTCGGGACCGTGTGACCCGCCTACGCGTGGGCCCGGGCTCCGACGACGCCACCGACGTCGGCCCGCTGATCACCGCCCAACGTCGCGAGGAGTGCGTCACCGCCATCGACACCGCCCGCGCCGCCGGCGCCCGGGTGCTCTGCGGCGGAGTGGCGGCCGAGATCGACCCGCCCGGGAACTACGTCGAGCCCACAGTCCTGTTCGACGTGCCCGAGGAGAGCGCGATCGCCCAGGAGGAGGTCTTCGGGCCGGTCCTGTCAGTGGTCGACTGCGATGGCTTCGACGACGCCCTTCGCGTCGCCAACGGGGTGCGCTACGGGATGTCCGGCGCTTTGTTCACCAGCGATATTGGTCGGGCTTTCGAGGCTCTTGAGTGGTTCGAGGCGGGGATGCTCCATGTGAATCGTCCTGGTGTCGGGTCCTACGCGCATCTGCCGCACGGGGGCACCAAGATGTCCCAGCACGGTGCGCCTGAGTGCTCGCCCCAGGTGTGGGACTTCTACACGGAATGGCGCTCTGTCTGCGTCACGTACTGA